TGTAGAGCATGGTGATTTTAGTGTGCTAATAAAACCAGAAAGAGTGAACTAGACTGGTTGTAGAGTCAGTTCATGGtagaagaaaataatcttaattaGTTATGTTAATACTGTACTTCTGAAACACTAATAAACTTTAGCTTAAAACGGTAGCTTTTATAATTATTTAGTATGTTAGACTATTTGACAATGACTGAAGCTTACTTGTTTGGATTGATTTCTGTAATTTTAGTTTTTATAGATTCCTGATACTATATTAGCATGGCTTGCTAATGGGTTTTCTTGATCTTACACAACAcatggggagagggggaaagattATTAGTATGTCATTCATAAAGGCATAATTATATACCCAGATACAAATATCACTCTTGTTTGACCCTGAATTGGACattttcagaaaggaataaaattgttGTTTTTCACTATAGAACACAATTATTGAATAAGCATTTATTTACGTATTTCCACTTGACCAGGAGGCCAGTCTTGAAATATTTGTATGTAAACATATTTGgacataataatttttttttttgtatttacttgcCTTTAACTCTAAATTGGAGTTGCAGTAAGTAGTCATTTCCACTGTGATTTCTAAGTCCAAGTGATTATTAATGagcagcttcttttttaaaaaggtaagataatatatttataaatagagAATGAGTAATTGTTGCAGTTCTGTCAGTTTTCACAGGTGGACAGTGGTGAACTCCTGAATACTGTAAGggtaaagagatttttttgtcttttgcaaatTTTAGGTTTGCTGAAAGCATTTGAAattgaacatttttaaaaacatagtcCGAACCTCTTGACTCTTCCAGTGATTTTCCTGTGGGGTTTTGGAGGGTTGATCTCAACACATCTATTTTCCTTCCTTAATCCTTCTTGGGTCGTCTTCTTTCTTAAGCTACGCTAAGACTTTGAGTAGAGGCCAAAATCTAGTGGAGGCTGCATGAAATCTTGCATGAAATCTTGCATGAAGTGAGGTGGAGGGAGCCGAAGACAGGAGTTGTCCTGAAAGCAGCTTGACCTGTCTGTAGGTGAAAATCTAAGTTGTGTAAGGATAATTCTTGCACTTTTCATACTGCCAGGCAGCCCAGCCCTTTCCTACCCTAATATAGGGGTACGAAACATTTATGTCAGTGAGAGCTATTCAGGTGTCACACGTAAAAGCACACCTGGTGTCCAATAATGACACAGGAGAAAAACGTGACAATAGATCAATAAGGTTTTGAGCTTTCAGCATCCCTGGGTCAAAGCTCGACCCAGGCCTCCATTAGAAAGACCTTTTCTTGCTACTTGCATCTGAGGAAAGACTGATGGTGCTAAAATTTGCATTAAAGCCGTGCCTGGAGGCTGAGGTGCTGTTGTGCCAGGCACTGTCCAAAATGTAAAGTGGGTCTTCGTAGGTTGTGTTCTGTGAATACCCTTTGAAACCTGAGATTTGTGTTTTCATAAGAAATTTGTGAAGCACAAATAATAAACACTAGTAATGTGCAGACGGAAAAATTTAGCATTTGCTTGTACTAATTAGTATAATGCAGGTGGGATGGGCAGacattgtattttattaaatgctACAGAGGCGTGGTTGTCAAATGAGATTTTATTGTTTGGTATGAAACGACCCTGGATAATTCCATGCCTCGTTAATAAACTGGGCAAAGTTGTTTTGCAAGCACTGTTTACTTAAAgtaatttaattgaaatttttaAGAAAACCGATTGTTATAAAAATACTGTTCCATCAGAACCTTGGGGTAAAATTAAACTTTTGTGTTGCTTCTTTTGTCATGGATGAAAGtgtgaaaaagaggagaaagtctttcacacatatataaaaatatatatgctcttgctctctttctcattctcttttctgttttctctccttgccATTCCATAGCAAAAGCatgaataaatgtaaaaatgtaatattagaaaaagaattATTGGTGATTATGGGATGATCAACTTTTATTTTTACCAAATCAGTTTAAAACCAGTAACTCTGAAGTCCTATGCAAGCTGCAGGGCTCAGAAGGCATGGCAGTGCCCCGGCTCTGCCTTTGCCCTGCTGGACAGCTGTGTAACATGTCGTATTTAAGGCAAGAGGCTTCATCTTAAGAGTCTGCCCGGACTCACTGCTTCTCACGGAGGCACGGTCCTGCTTGTCAGGCACTTCTGGCAGGACCAGGGCCCTCGGTCTCACCGACGCGGGGCGGCAGGTCGCTTGTGTCCAGGCAAGCTCAGGGTCGGTCGCTGCCCCGGGAGGTAGCCTGCTCCGCTGCGCTGagggcagctgctctgctgggaggGACTGATGAGCCATGTCTTGCTACTCTGGCATGGCACGCCTGTAGGTTTTTTGAATGCATCTTTGGGTAAGTATTTAAAGTGCTTATGCAATACAGTGGTCAGTATAGCAGTTCTTGTTCCCTTTTCCATGAGCATTGCTTCTGTTTGCTCCTGTTCCTTTACCTGGCATCCTTTCTCATCATCTTCTAGAAGGTGGCAAGGGTCATTTTGACCTACTAAGTCCATTTGTAGCTTATGGCAGAAACCATGTGGATTAATAGATCTAAATTGTCATTTTTACCATTGGACTCAAGCTGTTAGAATTTcctcttaatatttttaatatacttagTTTCACCACAACcagtgaggtgtttttttttttttctcccccccttcaaGTCTTGTCTTAACCAGGGGGATGGAGGGCAAGAAAACTCCACATTCTattattcaaattcatttttaaagtatcaagGTGTTTCTGCCTTTGATAAGTTATTTTTGAAATACCTGGGCATATAGAAAACCTGCTCCTAGGCaatgaaaaatacttccttcttttattgtactttttaaaggaattttgccTGATATGGagagtgtttaaaaataactattaaagactgtattttggaaaaatagAAAACTCTTTTAcccaaggaagtaaaaaaaaaaaaaaaaaaaagggggaaaaaaaaaaaagagaaccaaaaaaaacagtcaaaacttTGCAGATGCCCAGTGGACTggatacttatttttttcttctacaaagaTTTTGTTAGAACCCCTGCATTTTCCAGAATTTCTGTACAAtcttttaaattgaaatgttttgactTTGCATTTTTCCATAAGTTATCAAAGGTGGCTTTCTAGCTTTAAGCCAAATTCTTTGGCTCGTGCAAGAATGCAGTAACTTCTTGATTTGTTTTGTGTAAATTCTGTTTTGTAATCTGTAAGCTTTTTTTGTATGTACAATATAGAGAgtcctattttgtatttttttaaatgtaagtattGCTTTTGGAGCTGTAACTGTCTTAGAGTCTTTGATGTGAAGGAACTGGTTTGCCAATGTGACTTAGAATATTGATAAATCCTTGTTGCAGCAAGGCGTAAAAAAACGGAGTTCTGAAGTTAAAGGGAGAAATACATCCATATTTAACTAACAAAAACCACTGCTTCAAAGAGAGAAACAGATCCTTAAACTATTCTGCTAATATGAGGTAATTCCCTTCCCCTTACCCAACATGCTAATTAGTTTTTAGTCCATCTCCCCTAACATTGCTCATGAGCTTGGAGCTGTGATACAGAAGTATTCAGTACAGGCAGAACTGGTGATGGGCGCTAAATCATTTGATGTTCCctagtttttactttcttttgagACAGCAGATGGAGAGTAGTCGCCGCTATGCAACTTGAGACAGACTCCGAAATGAGACTtgactgaagttttttttttttaaaaaaaaaaaaaaagcttaatctCAGATGCGgctctttaaatatttatgtattaataCAAATCTGCTTGAAAAGCAAGTTGTGGTCCCTGTAATTATTTCCTCCTGAGGTAGGAGATCCAACTTGCTCTGTGGGCATAAGGATATAGTGTATTGTGACAATGAGGGTATTTTGCTGTTTCATAATGAAACCGATTCTGTCTTGAGTGAAATTAAGACATTTCCCCCCTGCCCTCTTTTCTTGCAGGAGGAAAACTGTGGTCTTATGTCAGTAAGTTCTTAAACAGAAGTCCTGAAGAGAGCTTTGAAATTCCTGAACCCAGAACATCCAGTTCAACTAAAATTTACCTGGAGCAGCCAACACCTAGTCCTAAAGAAATCGGTAGCAGCACTGATTCCAGAGAAAGCTATGGGGAGAGCATGCTGAAGGTGGTCCCACTGAAGAGCAGCCTAACGCCGAGCTCTCAGGATGACAGCAGCAACCAGGAAGATGGCCAAGAGAGTTCCAAGTGGATGGACTCAGGATCCAGCTCAGAAGAAGAGTGCACTACTAGTTATTTAACATTATGCAATGAATATGGGCAAGAAAAAATTGATTCTGGCTCTCTAAATGAGGAACCGGTGGTTAAACTGGAGAGCGAAGGTCTAAATACCAAAGAGAGAAGCTGCTTACAGAAGTGCAGTGTCGTTGGCAGTGATAGCTTCACCTCTCAGATTGCATCTCAGGAACGAAAGCTTTTCATTGACAATGCTGAGTCGGAAATAGCTAGCCCTACTAGGATATTGGACTCATTAACTAAATCAAAGAACAGCCCCATGGAACTCTTCAGGATAGATAGCAAAGATAGCACTAGTGAGCTCCTGGGGCTtgattttggagaaaaattatATAACCTGAAATCGGAGCCTTTGAAGCCATTGCTTTCTGTCCCAGATCATGACAGAAGCATGGATGCCCTAGAGAGCAAAATGGGTATGAGAGCTCATGACACTGTAAGCAGGGGTTCAAATGACTCTGTGCCAGTTATCTCCTTTAAGGATGCTGCTTTTGATGATGTAAATAGTGTTGATGAAGGAAGGCCTGATCTCCTAATAAACTTACCTGGTATGTCTGATGAAACAGAAGAGACAGCAGTGTCAAGGCCAACAAAGTTTACAAAAACTGATAGGGATATGTTGGAAGTAAAGTTATTAGAAACACCTGATGTCTTACAATTAAATAATTCTGCAGAGCCATGCAAAGCATTTGATCAAGAGCCAAATCATGTGGCACCAGAAGTGGGTGATCCTTCCCACGAGGAAGCAAATGGACAAAGCGGTGTCACTCAGGGAGCTCTTGGGACCCTCTTTACATCTGACCAAGAGGTAGGTAGTTCAGAAGACGGGGCTCTGTTTCAAGGGCTTGGAGCCTGCTCCTTAAACGTGACAAGCAAAGAAGAAAGTTTGTTTATTTCCAACCCGCTCTCAGGTGCTCAAGATGTTAGCTTGGATGGAGACATGTTAAGAGATGAAGCAGTGTTGCTGTTTTCCGATCAAACTGAAGACTTTGAGAAGGAGGAAATAGACTCGGCTTTGTTACCAGCAGCTGAACGTAAAGAGACAGCAGCAAAGAGGGAAGACGAAATAGCAGTAGCAGGGGAGAAGGAAATACATCAAATTTTTCAGAACCTCGACGAAAGATTAGCGATAACCTCCAGGTTTTATATCCCAGAGGACTGCATTCAAAGATGGGCAGCTGAAATGGTTGTAGCCCTTGATGCTTTACATAGAGAAGGAATTGTGTGCCGCGATTTGAACCCAAACAACATCTTATTGAATGATAGAGGTCAGGAActtttgcaaatgcatttctttttattcgCTGTTGCTTCCAATTAACTGAGTAGGCG
The genomic region above belongs to Calonectris borealis chromosome 3, bCalBor7.hap1.2, whole genome shotgun sequence and contains:
- the RPS6KC1 gene encoding ribosomal protein S6 kinase delta-1 isoform X9 yields the protein MLSPRERGGDLARFYTVTEPRRHPRGHTVYKVTARIVSRKNPEDVQEIVVWKRYSDFKKLHKDLWQIHKNLCRHTELFPPFAKAIVFGRFDETVIEERRQCAEDLLQFSANIPALYNSKQLEEFFKGGEVHDGSELIGPVEPLSDSLTDNLSDCSSEVRKDLSGLDDVTLTSQSECGGFSSDSDLISLTVDVDSLAELDDGMASNQSSPSRAVGLCVTSEPPVQSTLAPEQEWSKPEGERESHGLFTGSLKPKPGKQDYLEKAGELIKLALKKEEEEDYETAFSFYRKGVDLLLEGVQGESSPTRREAVKRKTAEYLMRAEKISSLYHKSSEDASVSMPPGSLSSRPSWNLRSPAEELKAFRVLGVIDKVLLVMDTRTQQTFILKGLRKSSEYSRSRTTIIPRCVPNMVCLHKYIISEESVFLVLQHAEGGKLWSYVSKFLNRSPEESFEIPEPRTSSSTKIYLEQPTPSPKEIGSSTDSRESYGESMLKVVPLKSSLTPSSQDDSSNQEDGQESSKWMDSGSSSEEECTTSYLTLCNEYGQEKIDSGSLNEEPVVKLESEGLNTKERSCLQKCSVVGSDSFTSQIASQERKLFIDNAESEIASPTRILDSLTKSKNSPMELFRIDSKDSTSELLGLDFGEKLYNLKSEPLKPLLSVPDHDRSMDALESKMGMRAHDTVSRGSNDSVPVISFKDAAFDDVNSVDEGRPDLLINLPGMSDETEETAVSRPTKFTKTDRDMLEVKLLETPDVLQLNNSAEPCKAFDQEPNHVAPEVGDPSHEEANGQSGVTQGALGTLFTSDQEVGSSEDGALFQGLGACSLNVTSKEESLFISNPLSGAQDVSLDGDMLRDEAVLLFSDQTEDFEKEEIDSALLPAAERKETAAKREDEIAVAGEKEIHQIFQNLDERLAITSRFYIPEDCIQRWAAEMVVALDALHREGIVCRDLNPNNILLNDREVGAILEETEACDWWSLGAILFELLTGKTLVECHPSGINTHTSLSIPDHVSKEARSLIQQLLQFNPAERLGAGVAGVEDIKSHPFFALIEWADLLR
- the RPS6KC1 gene encoding ribosomal protein S6 kinase delta-1 isoform X10 codes for the protein MLSPRERGGDLARFYTVTEPRRHPRGHTVYKVTARIVSRKNPEDVQEIVVWKRYSDFKKLHKDLWQIHKNLCRHTELFPPFAKAIVFGRFDETVIEERRQCAEDLLQFSANIPALYNSKQLEEFFKGGEVHDGSELIGPVEPLSDSLTDNLSDCSSEVRKDLSGLDDVTLTSQSECGGFSSDSDLISLTVDVDSLAELDDGMASNQSSPSRAVGLCVTSEPPVQSTLAPEQEWSKPEGERESHGLFTGSLKPKPGKQDYLEKAGELIKLALKKEEEEDYETAFSFYRKGVDLLLEGVQGESSPTRREAVKRKTAEYLMRAEKISSLYHKSSEDASVSMVLLVMDTRTQQTFILKGLRKSSEYSRSRTTIIPRCVPNMVCLHKYIISEESVFLVLQHAEGGKLWSYVSKFLNRSPEESFEIPEPRTSSSTKIYLEQPTPSPKEIGSSTDSRESYGESMLKVVPLKSSLTPSSQDDSSNQEDGQESSKWMDSGSSSEEECTTSYLTLCNEYGQEKIDSGSLNEEPVVKLESEGLNTKERSCLQKCSVVGSDSFTSQIASQERKLFIDNAESEIASPTRILDSLTKSKNSPMELFRIDSKDSTSELLGLDFGEKLYNLKSEPLKPLLSVPDHDRSMDALESKMGMRAHDTVSRGSNDSVPVISFKDAAFDDVNSVDEGRPDLLINLPGMSDETEETAVSRPTKFTKTDRDMLEVKLLETPDVLQLNNSAEPCKAFDQEPNHVAPEVGDPSHEEANGQSGVTQGALGTLFTSDQEVGSSEDGALFQGLGACSLNVTSKEESLFISNPLSGAQDVSLDGDMLRDEAVLLFSDQTEDFEKEEIDSALLPAAERKETAAKREDEIAVAGEKEIHQIFQNLDERLAITSRFYIPEDCIQRWAAEMVVALDALHREGIVCRDLNPNNILLNDRGHIQLTYFSRWREVEDSCDNDAVERMYCAPEVGAILEETEACDWWSLGAILFELLTGKTLVECHPSGINTHTSLSIPDHVSKEARSLIQQLLQFNPAERLGAGVAGVEDIKSHPFFALIEWADLLR
- the RPS6KC1 gene encoding ribosomal protein S6 kinase delta-1 isoform X12, with the protein product MASNQSSPSRAVGLCVTSEPPVQSTLAPEQEWSKPEGERESHGLFTGSLKPKPGKQDYLEKAGELIKLALKKEEEEDYETAFSFYRKGVDLLLEGVQGESSPTRREAVKRKTAEYLMRAEKISSLYHKSSEDASVSMPPGSLSSRPSWNLRSPAEELKAFRVLGVIDKVLLVMDTRTQQTFILKGLRKSSEYSRSRTTIIPRCVPNMVCLHKYIISEESVFLVLQHAEGGKLWSYVSKFLNRSPEESFEIPEPRTSSSTKIYLEQPTPSPKEIGSSTDSRESYGESMLKVVPLKSSLTPSSQDDSSNQEDGQESSKWMDSGSSSEEECTTSYLTLCNEYGQEKIDSGSLNEEPVVKLESEGLNTKERSCLQKCSVVGSDSFTSQIASQERKLFIDNAESEIASPTRILDSLTKSKNSPMELFRIDSKDSTSELLGLDFGEKLYNLKSEPLKPLLSVPDHDRSMDALESKMGMRAHDTVSRGSNDSVPVISFKDAAFDDVNSVDEGRPDLLINLPGMSDETEETAVSRPTKFTKTDRDMLEVKLLETPDVLQLNNSAEPCKAFDQEPNHVAPEVGDPSHEEANGQSGVTQGALGTLFTSDQEVGSSEDGALFQGLGACSLNVTSKEESLFISNPLSGAQDVSLDGDMLRDEAVLLFSDQTEDFEKEEIDSALLPAAERKETAAKREDEIAVAGEKEIHQIFQNLDERLAITSRFYIPEDCIQRWAAEMVVALDALHREGIVCRDLNPNNILLNDRGHIQLTYFSRWREVEDSCDNDAVERMYCAPGCWTSPFPHERFQTPDGSSDRSPCFLTSAEMTLEEVGAILEETEACDWWSLGAILFELLTGKTLVECHPSGINTHTSLSIPDHVSKEARSLIQQLLQFNPAERLGAGVAGVEDIKSHPFFALIEWADLLR
- the RPS6KC1 gene encoding ribosomal protein S6 kinase delta-1 isoform X11; this translates as MLSPRERGGDLARFYTVTEPRRHPRGHTVYKVTARIVSRKNPEDVQEIVVWKRYSDFKKLHKDLWQIHKNLCRHTELFPPFAKAIVFGRFDETVIEERRQCAEDLLQFSANIPALYNSKQLEEFFKGGEVHDGSELIGPVEPLSDSLTDNLSDCSSEVRKDLSGLDDVTLTSQSECGGFSSDSDLISLTVDVDSLAELDDGMASNQSSPSRAVGLCVTSEPPVQSTLAPEQEWSKPEGERESHGLFTGSLKPKPGKQDYLEKAGELIKLALKKEEEEDYETAFSFYRKGVDLLLEGVQGESSPTRREAVKRKTAEYLMRAEKISSLYHKSSEDASVSMPPGSLSSRPSWNLRSPAEELKAFRVLGVIDKVLLVMDTRTQQTFILKGLRKSSEYSRSRTTIIPRCVPNMVCLHKYIISEESVFLVLQHAEGGKLWSYVSKFLNRSPEESFEIPEPRTSSSTKIYLEQPTPSPKEIGSSTDSRESYGESMLKVVPLKSSLTPSSQDDSSNQEDGQESSKWMDSGSSSEEECTTSYLTLCNEYGQEKIDSGSLNEEPVVKLESEGLNTKERSCLQKCSVVGSDSFTSQIASQERKLFIDNAESEIASPTRILDSLTKSKNSPMELFRIDSKDSTSELLGLDFGEKLYNLKSEPLKPLLSVPDHDRSMDALESKMGMRAHDTVSRGSNDSVPVISFKDAAFDDVNSVDEGRPDLLINLPGMSDETEETAVSRPTKFTKTDRDMLEVKLLETPDVLQLNNSAEPCKAFDQEPNHVAPEVGDPSHEEANGQSGVTQGALGTLFTSDQEVGSSEDGALFQGLGACSLNVTSKEESLFISNPLSGAQDVSLDGDMLRDEAVLLFSDQTEDFEKEEIDSALLPAAERKETAAKREDEIAVAGEKEIHQIFQNLDERLAITSRFYIPEDCIQRWAAEMVVALDALHREGIVCRDLNPNNILLNDRGHIQLTYFSRWREVEDSCDNDAVERMYCAPGSGVETENR